The Mailhella massiliensis DNA segment AGGGCGGCATCCACACGACGGCAGCGCTGCATGAGCCGTTCCGCATCGCCTTCCAGGCACACGCCGTTCATCGTGAAGTCCTCTTCGGAGGAAGGAATCGTCCGGGGCTGAAAGTCTCCTCCCTCCTGAAGCGTGAGGTGTGCCTTAAGGATGCGCTCCAGCGCATGGGAAAAATCCCGGCTTCCGCCGTACAGCCTGCGCGCCTGCGAAACGGCCTCCTGAATCACCGCAGCTTCCACGGGATACTTCTGGGAAAGTTCCTTCATGCGCGGTTCGGAAAAGCTCCTTGCCATGCCGAGCCTTCTCATGACCTGCCGCCACACTTCCACGCGGTCGCGCACGTCGAGTTTTTCAAAATGAATGCTGTAGGTAAAACGCCGCCGCACGGCAGGGTCGATGTGCTCCACCTGATTGCTTATCCAGATGATGCGCTGCCCCGGCCTTTCCAGAAAATCGTTGAGCCAGGCCTTGTCCTTGGTCTGCCGGCCGAAGACGAGATCGGTATCGAGCAGTCTTTCGGCCTCATCCACCACCACGAAGGAACCCTTGTGACGGGAGGACAGATTCAGACATGCCGTAAGCGAGGCGCGGCGGTCGGCGTCGCTGTCGTTCTCCCGGCTGCTCACGGACCAGGCGCTTACGCCGCACGCCTCCGCAAGAGCCCGGACAAAGCTGCTCTTGCCCGTGCCGGAAGCTCCGTAAAGCAGAATATGCACGGGTTCCCCGCCCCCGCTCTTCAGAAGCTTCAGCACATGACGCTTCACCTCCTCAGGAATGCGGAAGGCGGAAAGAGGCAGACTTTCCCCTTCGAGCGGACGGCAGAAAAGCAGATCCTGCCGGGGTTCCTCACCATCCCAGAACGCAAGCATGATTTCGGAAAGTCTCAGGGAATCGCCGAACGTATCCATGAGGCCCAGAGTGATAAGTTCATTGATGAGCGGACGAAGACGGGAAAAGGATATGTCCAGCATGGAGGAAAGCAGACGCCGGCGGCCGAAACGGAACACCCTGAGTTCATCTTCAAAATAGTGCTCCACCGCAGAAAAATGCTGGATCAGAAAAATGAACTCGCAGAGTCTCCACGCCTCGGGCCCGAGTCCGAACACACGTTCAAAGCCGCAAGATGCCTGCTCGAAAACGCTTCCGTCCGTTCCGTCCGTGACCGCTGCCCGGCAGGCTTCTTCCGCGCAGGCATAAAAAAACGCCTCCATGCAGGGATGATCGCCGATGAGTTCCTCGCATACGGAGGCGGCGTTCAGCATACGCATATTCGTCAGCACATCCTGAAGGGCCTTCACGGCGGCAGTCACGCCGTTTTTGTTCCGCCCCGTCTGCATGGCCTGCAACACGGCCCTGAGCAGCAGTTCCTTTTCCCCCAGAACCCAGAACAGACATTCGAAAAAAGGATCATCCATGGGAATGCGCTGTTCCAGTACGCGCATGAGCCATAATGCGGTTTTGCGCCGGGCATCTCTGACTTCCACATCGCCCGTATTCTTCGACATCATAACGCAGCTCCTCTTTGTGCGTTTTCCATGCAGTTTTCTCATGCCGAAGAAGTCTACGGAAACATCGTGCCAGATTCCGACAACCGTTCCATCTTTTTATCATCAAGTATATCAAATAGATAAAAAATATCTACGAAAATTTCCCCCAAAAGGACGACAAAAAAGGCGGGGAACAGCCCCGCCTTCCACATGCAGCATCAAAACGCTCAAAAGAGCACGGAAAACGCCCTACCCCTGACCGGCATCCGCCTTCACACTCAC contains these protein-coding regions:
- a CDS encoding AAA family ATPase, with amino-acid sequence MMSKNTGDVEVRDARRKTALWLMRVLEQRIPMDDPFFECLFWVLGEKELLLRAVLQAMQTGRNKNGVTAAVKALQDVLTNMRMLNAASVCEELIGDHPCMEAFFYACAEEACRAAVTDGTDGSVFEQASCGFERVFGLGPEAWRLCEFIFLIQHFSAVEHYFEDELRVFRFGRRRLLSSMLDISFSRLRPLINELITLGLMDTFGDSLRLSEIMLAFWDGEEPRQDLLFCRPLEGESLPLSAFRIPEEVKRHVLKLLKSGGGEPVHILLYGASGTGKSSFVRALAEACGVSAWSVSSRENDSDADRRASLTACLNLSSRHKGSFVVVDEAERLLDTDLVFGRQTKDKAWLNDFLERPGQRIIWISNQVEHIDPAVRRRFTYSIHFEKLDVRDRVEVWRQVMRRLGMARSFSEPRMKELSQKYPVEAAVIQEAVSQARRLYGGSRDFSHALERILKAHLTLQEGGDFQPRTIPSSEEDFTMNGVCLEGDAERLMQRCRRVDAALRRGDAPRPGCGTMLFYGPPGTGKTALARHIAGELDRECLCRRASDLMGAFVGETEKNIARAFRQAEDTGSVLVIDEADSFLISRESTRHSWENTMVNEFLTSLEQCRTFCVCTTNRREMLDAAAMRRFSYKVAFGYAKSGQIRTLYETMLAPLCGESLPEQLCRKLLALRNLAPGDFHAVRMQYDPLFTEPGQVSHGELVQALVREAELKLEKREGTVGFLSRKAL